In one window of uncultured Acetobacteroides sp. DNA:
- a CDS encoding glycosyltransferase family A protein, which produces MNKRLNCFIPAADLAQVESTVKALKASELVKQVYLLVTEQANFDALGCPTIQVDSLVSSNTVKAIAAHADTDYSLIYTKYTTLELGYFALERFLFLADSSEAALTYADHYKVVDGTRKANPLIACQDGSLRDDFDFGSVLIYNSQILKQAVASSTEDYPFAGMYNLRLAASCLGSIQHINEYLYTEVENDTRKSGQKIFDYVDPKNRGVQIDMEKACTAHLKKVGAYLEPIFTPIQFDAVNFPAEASVIIPVFNRIRTIKDAIKSVLIQKTNFKFNLIIIDNHSTDGTTEAIREFNDPRLIHITPERKDLGIGGCWNAGVHHPECGKFAVQLDSDDVYSSENTLQTMVNAFYEQNCSMVVGTYKMTNFDMEMIAPGIIDHKEWTPENGRNNALRINGLGAPRAFYTPMLREIKVPNTSYGEDYALGLYFSRHFQIGRVYDVVYNCRRWDDNSDASLDVVKMNGHNLYKDRIRTWELQARKQLNKKK; this is translated from the coding sequence ATGAATAAAAGACTTAACTGCTTTATTCCTGCCGCCGATCTTGCACAGGTAGAGAGCACTGTAAAAGCCCTTAAGGCATCCGAACTCGTAAAACAGGTATACCTTCTCGTTACCGAGCAGGCTAACTTCGATGCGCTGGGATGCCCAACCATACAGGTCGACTCGCTGGTATCCAGCAATACCGTAAAGGCAATTGCCGCCCATGCCGACACCGACTACTCGCTAATCTACACCAAGTACACCACCCTCGAACTGGGCTACTTCGCCCTCGAGCGCTTCCTCTTCCTTGCCGACAGCTCGGAAGCAGCCCTAACATATGCTGACCACTACAAAGTTGTAGACGGCACTCGTAAAGCGAATCCGCTTATCGCATGCCAAGATGGTAGCCTTCGTGACGATTTCGATTTTGGCTCCGTTCTCATCTACAACAGCCAAATTCTTAAGCAAGCGGTAGCATCTTCGACCGAAGACTACCCATTTGCAGGAATGTACAACCTACGTCTTGCAGCGTCGTGCCTTGGTTCTATCCAGCACATCAACGAGTACCTATACACTGAGGTGGAAAATGATACGCGCAAATCTGGCCAAAAGATTTTCGACTACGTCGATCCAAAAAACAGAGGCGTACAAATCGATATGGAAAAGGCTTGCACAGCCCATCTTAAAAAAGTTGGCGCTTACCTCGAACCTATCTTCACCCCTATCCAATTTGATGCTGTAAACTTCCCCGCCGAAGCTTCGGTTATCATTCCCGTATTCAACCGCATTAGAACCATTAAGGATGCAATCAAGTCTGTCCTAATTCAAAAGACAAACTTCAAGTTCAACCTTATTATTATAGACAACCACTCCACCGACGGCACCACCGAGGCCATTAGGGAGTTCAACGACCCACGTCTAATCCACATCACCCCCGAAAGAAAAGACCTAGGTATTGGTGGATGCTGGAACGCAGGGGTTCACCATCCCGAATGCGGTAAGTTTGCCGTTCAACTCGATAGCGACGATGTTTACTCATCGGAGAATACGCTACAAACCATGGTTAACGCCTTCTACGAGCAGAATTGTTCGATGGTAGTTGGCACCTACAAGATGACCAACTTCGATATGGAGATGATTGCCCCTGGTATCATCGACCACAAGGAGTGGACACCCGAAAACGGACGCAATAACGCGCTTCGCATCAACGGTCTTGGAGCGCCCCGTGCCTTCTACACCCCAATGCTTCGCGAAATTAAGGTTCCAAATACCAGCTACGGCGAAGATTATGCCCTTGGCCTCTACTTCTCGCGCCATTTCCAAATTGGCCGCGTTTACGATGTTGTGTACAACTGCCGTCGTTGGGACGACAACTCCGATGCATCGCTAGATGTAGTGAAGATGAACGGGCACAACCTATATAAAGATCGTATCCGTACCTGGGAACTTCAGGCACGCAAGCAGCTAAACAAGAAGAAGTAG
- a CDS encoding PQQ-binding-like beta-propeller repeat protein encodes MRKVTLFVVLLFALAAAEAQSVRFALLTDLHVVPGNANDSTLRLIVREINQDKFSYVFITGDLSNQGSDVELRNVKSILDGLTVPYYIISGNHETTWSESGCKTFTELWGKDHFAFTDDRFLYVGFPCGPYMKMGDGFVKYEDILWLKQQIAEKLKPGMKVISFAHYPLDESVSNFSMVTSVLKANRAAVAFCGHGHKLQLMNFSGIPGIMGRANASGDGKTFGYNEVEVGQDSLFFYEKLIGAERVRRVALSLASNNLSGIKSSEEQVKIDSLCHLTRFYQDDASVFNGVERADDLLVLANSLGQVKGIGVKDGKVAWTRQLEGSIYSHPTIYKGVVLLGTVNGLLYGLDAKSGKVLWQLKTDRIAVGTPTLEGKFAYVASSKEFLKVEVKNGHVAWRNALPRSYSQGAPLVVGDKVLFGTWDTNLYCLDKQTGQTKWSWNNGKKVDLLSPGNVQLFATDKTVFLVAPDRFMTALEANTGRQLWRNNEYKVRESMGASADGKAIYAKTMDGMLIAVEPSAEKFMLLWSVDTGIGYEHNPCPIVEHKGIIYLGSRKGEVVAVDAASHKLIWVEKVGMSSVNAFTIDEAGDLWLSLIEGSVFKLSAK; translated from the coding sequence ATGAGAAAAGTAACCTTGTTTGTAGTGCTATTGTTTGCCTTGGCTGCTGCTGAGGCGCAATCGGTACGTTTTGCATTACTCACTGACTTGCATGTTGTTCCGGGTAATGCAAATGATTCCACACTTCGGTTAATTGTAAGGGAAATTAACCAAGATAAGTTCAGCTATGTTTTTATTACGGGCGACCTGAGCAACCAGGGGAGCGACGTGGAGCTGCGCAACGTTAAGAGTATATTGGATGGGCTGACAGTACCCTACTACATCATTTCTGGAAACCACGAAACAACCTGGAGCGAAAGCGGTTGTAAAACGTTCACGGAGCTGTGGGGAAAGGATCATTTCGCATTTACAGATGATCGATTCCTATACGTTGGCTTTCCCTGCGGTCCGTACATGAAGATGGGCGATGGCTTTGTTAAGTACGAGGATATTCTTTGGCTTAAACAGCAGATTGCCGAGAAACTAAAGCCTGGAATGAAGGTTATTAGCTTTGCGCACTATCCGCTTGACGAGAGCGTTAGCAACTTCTCCATGGTGACCTCGGTGCTAAAGGCTAATCGGGCTGCCGTAGCCTTTTGTGGGCATGGGCATAAGCTGCAGCTGATGAATTTTAGCGGTATTCCAGGCATCATGGGGCGTGCTAATGCCTCGGGAGACGGAAAGACCTTTGGCTACAACGAGGTGGAGGTAGGGCAGGACTCGCTGTTCTTCTACGAAAAGCTGATTGGCGCGGAACGAGTGCGAAGAGTTGCGCTGTCGCTGGCTAGCAACAACCTCTCCGGCATTAAGTCGTCGGAGGAGCAGGTGAAGATAGACAGCCTATGCCATCTCACCCGCTTTTACCAGGATGATGCCTCGGTGTTTAACGGGGTGGAGCGGGCTGATGATCTGCTGGTGCTGGCCAACTCGCTGGGTCAGGTAAAGGGGATTGGCGTAAAGGACGGGAAAGTTGCCTGGACGCGGCAGCTGGAAGGTTCGATTTACTCACATCCTACCATATATAAAGGTGTAGTGCTGCTGGGCACGGTGAATGGGCTGCTGTACGGGCTGGACGCGAAGAGCGGAAAGGTGTTATGGCAGCTGAAGACGGATAGAATAGCGGTGGGCACGCCTACCCTAGAGGGGAAGTTTGCCTATGTGGCATCGTCGAAGGAGTTTCTGAAGGTGGAGGTGAAAAATGGGCATGTGGCTTGGCGTAACGCGCTTCCTCGCTCGTACTCGCAGGGGGCTCCGCTGGTGGTTGGCGATAAGGTGCTCTTTGGAACTTGGGATACCAACCTATACTGCCTCGATAAGCAAACGGGACAAACCAAGTGGTCGTGGAATAACGGCAAGAAGGTCGATCTGCTTTCGCCGGGCAACGTGCAGCTCTTTGCTACCGACAAAACGGTGTTCCTGGTTGCTCCCGATCGGTTTATGACTGCGCTCGAAGCCAATACGGGAAGGCAGCTATGGCGCAATAACGAGTATAAGGTGCGCGAGTCGATGGGGGCATCGGCTGATGGGAAGGCAATTTACGCCAAAACGATGGATGGAATGCTGATAGCCGTAGAGCCCAGCGCCGAGAAGTTTATGCTGCTTTGGAGCGTAGACACGGGCATTGGCTACGAGCATAATCCTTGCCCCATTGTGGAGCATAAGGGCATTATTTACCTCGGTAGCCGAAAGGGCGAGGTGGTTGCCGTCGATGCGGCCTCGCATAAGCTCATTTGGGTCGAGAAGGTTGGCATGTCGTCGGTTAACGCATTTACCATTGATGAGGCTGGAGACCTTTGGCTCTCACTCATCGAGGGATCGGTATTTAAGCTATCCGCTAAGTAG
- a CDS encoding carboxypeptidase-like regulatory domain-containing protein, producing the protein MNTKQERKLAMALTLLDFFNKNISVANAIPNFPAIFLLLQENVKQIQLNKGKQEANITGLFDIKEQLRKELVVNTCDVVRKLKACAVMSGNKVLEKEVSYNETDFSRSREASIPAKVQVVCNRANEHLKDLAVYGVTEKALSDLKQLSDNFLAAIPTVRTSITDMKVITAQLDALFVENDNIMGKLDVLVDVVRLTQPSFYSAYRNNRKIVNKGGTTLALKGHVVDAKSGEAIKGVKVTFTPKGVIGAEASAKGKKVLVKKTADKGAFFVKNLSEGIYVVTIEKVGYVTQTVEISVDGSEMAKLLVKLDKV; encoded by the coding sequence ATGAATACTAAACAGGAAAGAAAGCTAGCAATGGCGTTAACGCTCCTCGATTTTTTCAACAAAAACATTTCAGTCGCGAATGCTATCCCCAATTTTCCAGCGATATTCTTGCTTTTGCAGGAGAATGTTAAGCAAATACAGTTAAACAAGGGAAAGCAGGAAGCCAATATTACGGGGCTATTTGATATTAAGGAGCAGCTGCGTAAGGAGTTGGTCGTTAATACCTGCGATGTGGTTCGTAAGTTAAAGGCTTGCGCGGTAATGTCTGGCAACAAGGTGCTGGAGAAAGAGGTCTCATATAATGAAACTGATTTTAGCCGATCGAGGGAGGCTAGCATTCCGGCTAAGGTGCAGGTGGTTTGCAACAGGGCTAACGAGCACCTGAAAGACTTGGCGGTTTATGGCGTTACCGAAAAGGCGCTATCCGATTTGAAGCAGCTATCAGACAACTTCTTGGCAGCGATTCCCACAGTACGAACGAGCATCACCGACATGAAGGTGATAACTGCCCAGCTCGACGCGCTTTTTGTGGAGAACGATAACATCATGGGAAAACTCGATGTGCTTGTAGATGTGGTGAGGCTGACCCAGCCAAGTTTCTACTCGGCCTACCGGAATAACCGAAAAATTGTAAATAAGGGCGGTACCACCCTTGCGCTTAAGGGGCATGTTGTTGATGCTAAAAGCGGCGAGGCCATAAAAGGGGTCAAGGTTACCTTTACCCCCAAAGGCGTAATCGGCGCAGAGGCATCGGCAAAAGGCAAAAAGGTGCTGGTAAAGAAAACGGCGGATAAGGGAGCCTTTTTTGTGAAAAATCTTTCCGAAGGCATCTACGTGGTAACCATCGAAAAGGTTGGCTATGTAACCCAAACGGTGGAGATCAGCGTCGATGGCAGCGAAATGGCGAAATTGTTGGTTAAGCTAGATAAAGTCTAG
- a CDS encoding RagB/SusD family nutrient uptake outer membrane protein, whose protein sequence is MKRYIYAIFAAVALMTATGCEDFLDRPQLDKVQDNDSFWRNETDFRTYSVDFYTWFFTGYNSGYGVNYTPLTGYTFNDDLSSSSKQENFVSNVPGSVGNSYTPSGLAGGSWYRQYSGETWNFGWVRKANIMIQRVDQYKKNLVVGNSDAAYRHWMAVARFFRAYAYYNLVVSFGDVPYFDKPVDETNLPEMFKDRDNRQVVMDHIYDDLKYAIDNSYLLDNGSSQYVNKYVIASIASRIMLFEGTWEKYHKVKSIDNVDRVEKYLKFCVEAADVVKNSNKYKCARDFRSLFGSPDLKGHPEVIFYRNYTATMTTHSVASYANGYEGQGKAANLQLIKAFVCNDGQPYKTSSLANANDFKLSELAKTRDPRFEATFFCFPEKKSATLLYSDKFISREGASFWDKDGIRPSQYGGAVNENDAPVIRYAEILLNWIEAKAELAQTYGGSYTCSQTDINESINQIRKRPLDPDAERAGVHQTAPLDISMIPNDPDRDSDVSPLLWEIRRERRMEFVFEFPRLLDIKRWAKISYMDNIKYPDTMFGTWVDFNNDSDVKAWLDDPQYTKPNGPKLIVRTADGTEITYDKTNRDKMVGFFKLINVQPRDPFTDRVYLSPVGVQEIQEYKAKGFTLTQTQGW, encoded by the coding sequence ATGAAAAGATATATATATGCAATTTTTGCTGCAGTAGCTCTTATGACAGCAACGGGATGTGAGGATTTCCTTGATCGTCCTCAGCTGGATAAGGTGCAGGATAACGACAGCTTTTGGAGAAACGAAACCGACTTCCGTACCTATAGTGTCGATTTCTATACTTGGTTTTTTACCGGGTACAACTCAGGGTATGGGGTTAACTATACTCCTCTTACAGGGTATACCTTTAACGATGATTTATCGTCGAGTTCAAAACAAGAAAACTTTGTTTCGAATGTTCCTGGTTCAGTAGGTAATTCATATACTCCATCAGGTCTTGCAGGAGGTAGTTGGTATCGCCAGTATAGCGGAGAGACGTGGAATTTTGGTTGGGTGCGCAAGGCCAACATCATGATTCAACGCGTAGATCAGTACAAGAAGAATCTTGTTGTTGGAAATTCTGATGCTGCCTATAGGCATTGGATGGCTGTAGCTCGCTTCTTTAGAGCATACGCTTACTATAACCTTGTAGTTTCATTTGGCGATGTTCCTTACTTCGACAAGCCAGTGGATGAAACCAATTTGCCAGAAATGTTCAAAGATCGTGACAACCGTCAGGTGGTAATGGATCACATCTACGACGACCTAAAGTATGCCATTGATAATTCTTACCTATTGGATAATGGAAGTTCTCAGTATGTAAATAAGTATGTGATTGCTTCTATTGCTTCGCGCATTATGCTATTTGAAGGAACATGGGAAAAGTATCACAAGGTTAAGAGCATTGATAATGTTGACCGTGTAGAGAAATACCTGAAATTCTGCGTAGAGGCAGCAGATGTAGTTAAGAATTCGAATAAGTACAAGTGTGCTCGCGATTTCCGTTCTTTGTTTGGTTCTCCAGATTTAAAGGGTCACCCAGAGGTTATCTTCTATCGTAACTATACCGCAACAATGACAACTCACTCTGTTGCTTCATATGCTAATGGTTACGAAGGACAGGGTAAGGCCGCAAATCTTCAGCTTATTAAAGCGTTTGTTTGTAACGATGGTCAGCCTTACAAGACATCTTCTCTTGCAAATGCGAATGACTTTAAGCTTTCTGAGTTAGCAAAAACCCGTGACCCTCGTTTTGAGGCGACCTTCTTCTGCTTCCCTGAAAAGAAATCGGCTACATTGCTTTATAGCGATAAGTTTATTAGTCGCGAGGGTGCCTCTTTCTGGGATAAAGATGGAATCCGTCCTAGCCAATATGGTGGGGCTGTGAATGAAAATGATGCTCCTGTAATTCGTTACGCAGAAATTTTGCTTAACTGGATTGAGGCAAAGGCTGAACTTGCTCAAACTTATGGCGGAAGCTATACCTGCTCTCAAACGGATATCAACGAGTCTATTAACCAAATACGTAAAAGACCTTTGGATCCAGATGCAGAAAGGGCTGGTGTTCATCAAACAGCACCACTTGACATCTCTATGATTCCAAACGATCCAGATCGCGACTCTGATGTTTCTCCTCTTCTTTGGGAAATCCGTCGTGAGCGTCGCATGGAATTCGTTTTTGAGTTCCCTCGTTTGCTTGATATCAAGCGTTGGGCTAAGATTAGCTACATGGATAACATAAAGTATCCTGATACAATGTTTGGAACTTGGGTGGACTTTAATAATGATAGCGACGTTAAGGCTTGGCTAGATGATCCACAGTACACAAAGCCTAATGGTCCAAAACTGATTGTTCGTACTGCTGATGGTACTGAGATTACCTATGATAAAACAAATAGGGATAAGATGGTAGGTTTCTTTAAGCTTATCAACGTACAGCCTCGTGATCCTTTCACTGATAGAGTTTATCTATCTCCTGTTGGTGTTCAGGAAATTCAAGAGTATAAAGCAAAGGGCTTTACTCTGACCCAAACTCAGGGCTGGTAG
- a CDS encoding DUF4922 domain-containing protein → MNSAVNTLLKEQCVEWQQCGENYAALETVEVRNTQIEGYSFKVQFNPKRIQSSAAKVDPKSIKERKCFLCEANRPAVQRGIPFAAKSGNAYTILVNPFPIFKKHLTIPAVDHIDQRIDGKIADMLELAGCLTDYLIFYNGPKCGASAPDHFHFQAGNKGFLPIEMDIEAILSSQAKQVAPDVYVLNNAAAHTIVCKSASINTIICWFNQFYSKFRQITNSEEEPMLNLLAWVNNGHYHLVVYPRKTHRPSQFFAEGDANILISPASIDLGGIFITPLEKDFSKLTETDIKDILQQITVTPDVFNKLIQ, encoded by the coding sequence ATGAATAGTGCTGTAAACACACTTTTAAAAGAGCAATGCGTAGAATGGCAGCAATGCGGCGAAAACTACGCAGCTCTCGAAACTGTTGAGGTTCGCAATACCCAAATCGAAGGATATAGCTTCAAGGTTCAGTTCAACCCCAAGCGAATTCAGTCGTCGGCTGCCAAGGTCGACCCCAAGAGCATCAAGGAGCGCAAGTGCTTTCTCTGCGAAGCCAATCGTCCTGCTGTACAGCGGGGCATCCCTTTCGCAGCCAAGTCGGGGAATGCCTATACCATACTGGTAAACCCATTCCCCATCTTCAAGAAGCACCTTACCATTCCTGCCGTTGACCATATCGATCAGCGAATAGATGGTAAAATTGCTGACATGCTCGAGCTTGCAGGTTGCTTAACCGACTACCTCATATTCTACAACGGTCCCAAATGCGGAGCTTCTGCCCCCGACCACTTCCATTTTCAGGCTGGGAACAAGGGATTCCTTCCCATAGAGATGGATATCGAGGCAATCCTAAGTTCGCAGGCAAAACAGGTTGCCCCTGATGTTTACGTGCTAAACAATGCCGCTGCGCACACCATTGTATGCAAATCGGCTAGCATCAATACCATCATTTGCTGGTTTAACCAGTTCTACTCCAAGTTTAGGCAGATAACCAACTCGGAAGAAGAACCAATGCTGAACCTGCTTGCCTGGGTGAACAACGGTCATTACCACCTTGTGGTATACCCTCGCAAAACGCATCGCCCAAGCCAATTCTTTGCAGAAGGAGATGCCAACATCCTGATTAGCCCTGCCTCAATTGACTTGGGTGGCATCTTTATAACGCCGCTCGAGAAAGATTTTAGCAAGCTTACGGAGACCGATATTAAGGATATCCTTCAGCAGATAACGGTTACCCCCGATGTTTTTAATAAGCTAATTCAATGA
- a CDS encoding TonB-dependent receptor codes for MKRLEYTLAISRAKRCLVIVGSLAFLGMFNPGTSFAASSAIVAQQAAKVKISGTVLDQTKNAVIGASVAIKGTTTGTVTDIEGKFRLEVPAGSNLTISAIGYKPTVVKVTKSDAINVVLENDNVSLEQVVVVGYGSQKKANLTGAVTSIDINKTLDSRPIADVGRGLQGTTAGLSVVLPSAEVGSDPKIKVRGQIGSLNGSSSPLILMDNVEIPSITLVNPDDIESITVLKDAASASIYGAKAAFGVILISTKKGAKSDAVNVTYSANMSWQNTEKGYNMGGIEAMEYALIAAKNVDATSTGAFYKVTEEGLAKAKDWQKNYGGKIGSDDPTVYGRDWYQNSAGQKVGLRTYNAYDYLIRKWSPSQEHNLSLNGKSGTTTYNIGLGYLDQDGMNKVAKKDNFTRYNSSLRLSTQFNKYITFNAGAIYSKRTKSYPNTTTSAIDPWYYLYRWGPQYPIGNDENGNELRSPTEEFHQANTSTQEKNYTNINLGFHLNFSKDWTADFDYSHANEEYNWLCPGIRFTAADTWSGTTARKAADGSNVYVNSDGKVVAASEPGAMQAYDLVNKTYTDVGSGIDNINRQSTNSQRNTFNAYTTYNFKLNDENSFKFMAGVNRVSYVEEYHWGKITSLTDLNNVQFGNAIGTQTAGGGKSWESQLGFFGRINYDLMGKYLLEANLRYDGSSKFPTDLQWRWFPSFSAGWRASEESFMQWAKPVLSSLKFRASYGEIGDQTVSNSLYRSNLGKITQSSWLDENGKKTNFVTAPTAVASDISWQKIATLDLGIDARFLNNELGFTFDWYQRDTKDMIVGADGIADTYGTTAPAGNYGNLRTRGWELSVDYNHRFANGIGINGMFTLSDATTKITKFGSATGISGWYNDKTYGEIWGYRANRLYQDSDFEHTADGKLIKITLTEANGAKNAGKTAYKLKGDNPVYQAYLQSDSFMFMPGDVMFKDLDGDGQITYGDNTVSSHGDKEVIGNSTPRYEYGFRAGADYKGVDFSIFFQGVGKRDMWGSSSTTLAGFNTADGAMAERFCTDYWTPENINAYYPRPYSLGNGTSGYSMQVQDRYLLDMSYLRVKNITLGYTLPANLLKKAWIQKARFYASVENAYTWDHLSGTPVDPELIPGEGLLSVDNYQAGRAGISTPSFRTFSVGLQLNF; via the coding sequence ATGAAAAGACTTGAATACACGCTAGCTATCTCTCGAGCAAAGAGGTGCTTAGTAATCGTAGGGTCGTTGGCATTCCTCGGAATGTTCAACCCCGGGACAAGTTTTGCTGCCAGCTCGGCTATTGTAGCACAGCAGGCCGCGAAGGTGAAGATAAGCGGAACGGTCCTCGACCAAACCAAGAACGCAGTGATTGGTGCTTCCGTTGCTATTAAGGGAACCACAACCGGAACGGTTACCGACATCGAAGGTAAGTTTAGGCTTGAGGTTCCTGCAGGGTCGAACCTGACGATTTCGGCAATTGGCTACAAGCCTACTGTAGTTAAGGTGACGAAGTCGGATGCAATTAACGTTGTTCTGGAGAACGATAACGTATCGCTGGAGCAGGTGGTAGTAGTTGGTTATGGTTCGCAGAAGAAGGCAAACCTAACTGGTGCTGTAACGTCAATTGACATTAACAAGACGTTGGATAGCCGACCAATTGCCGATGTGGGGCGTGGCTTACAGGGTACAACTGCAGGTTTATCCGTAGTGCTTCCAAGTGCTGAAGTTGGATCTGATCCTAAGATTAAGGTACGTGGACAAATTGGATCTCTCAATGGTTCGAGTTCCCCTTTAATCTTGATGGATAACGTAGAAATCCCCAGCATTACCTTGGTTAACCCAGACGACATTGAGTCTATCACCGTACTAAAGGATGCCGCATCTGCATCTATTTATGGTGCTAAGGCTGCATTTGGTGTTATTCTTATCTCTACTAAGAAGGGGGCGAAGAGTGATGCCGTTAATGTTACCTACTCGGCCAACATGTCTTGGCAAAATACCGAAAAGGGGTACAACATGGGTGGCATAGAGGCAATGGAGTATGCCTTGATTGCGGCTAAGAATGTTGACGCTACTTCTACGGGTGCTTTCTATAAGGTTACCGAGGAAGGTTTAGCCAAGGCTAAGGATTGGCAGAAGAACTATGGCGGAAAGATTGGAAGCGATGATCCTACCGTTTATGGACGCGACTGGTACCAAAATTCTGCAGGACAGAAGGTCGGTCTTCGTACCTATAACGCTTACGATTATTTGATAAGAAAGTGGTCGCCTTCGCAGGAGCATAATCTTTCTTTAAATGGGAAGAGCGGTACTACTACCTATAATATTGGATTGGGCTATTTGGACCAGGATGGTATGAATAAGGTTGCTAAGAAAGACAACTTTACTCGTTACAATTCTTCTCTCCGATTGAGCACCCAGTTTAATAAGTACATTACCTTTAATGCAGGTGCTATTTACTCAAAGCGCACCAAAAGCTATCCTAATACAACAACAAGTGCTATTGACCCTTGGTACTACCTATACCGTTGGGGACCTCAATATCCAATCGGAAATGATGAGAATGGTAACGAGCTTCGTAGCCCTACCGAAGAGTTCCATCAGGCAAATACGTCTACGCAGGAAAAGAACTATACCAACATAAACTTAGGTTTTCACCTAAATTTCTCCAAGGATTGGACTGCAGATTTTGACTACTCGCATGCTAATGAGGAGTACAACTGGCTATGTCCTGGCATTCGTTTTACTGCTGCTGATACCTGGAGTGGTACAACTGCAAGAAAAGCTGCCGATGGTAGTAACGTTTACGTAAATAGCGATGGTAAGGTAGTTGCTGCCTCTGAACCTGGAGCTATGCAAGCATACGATTTGGTAAATAAAACCTATACTGATGTAGGTTCTGGTATTGACAACATTAATCGTCAATCAACAAACTCTCAGCGTAACACATTCAATGCGTATACAACCTACAACTTTAAGTTAAACGACGAGAATTCGTTTAAGTTTATGGCTGGTGTTAACCGTGTTTCTTACGTTGAAGAGTACCATTGGGGAAAGATTACATCTCTTACCGATTTAAATAATGTACAGTTTGGTAACGCAATTGGTACCCAAACCGCAGGTGGTGGAAAGTCTTGGGAGTCGCAGCTTGGTTTCTTTGGACGTATTAACTACGATTTGATGGGTAAGTATCTTTTGGAGGCCAACCTACGCTACGACGGATCGTCGAAGTTCCCTACTGATTTGCAATGGCGCTGGTTCCCATCATTCTCGGCAGGATGGCGTGCAAGCGAAGAATCATTTATGCAGTGGGCTAAGCCTGTACTTAGCAGCTTAAAGTTTAGAGCTTCTTACGGTGAAATTGGTGACCAAACGGTTTCTAATAGCCTTTACCGATCGAACCTTGGAAAGATTACACAATCGAGTTGGTTGGATGAAAATGGGAAGAAAACAAACTTTGTAACTGCGCCAACTGCAGTAGCTAGCGATATATCTTGGCAGAAAATTGCTACGCTAGACTTAGGTATTGATGCCCGTTTCCTTAACAACGAGCTAGGATTTACATTCGACTGGTATCAACGCGACACAAAGGATATGATTGTTGGCGCTGACGGAATTGCAGATACATACGGAACAACCGCCCCTGCAGGAAACTATGGTAATCTAAGAACAAGAGGATGGGAGTTGTCTGTTGACTACAACCACAGATTTGCAAATGGAATTGGCATTAATGGAATGTTTACGCTCTCTGACGCTACCACTAAGATCACCAAATTCGGTTCGGCAACAGGCATTAGCGGATGGTACAATGATAAAACATATGGAGAAATATGGGGATACCGTGCCAACCGTCTATACCAAGATTCCGATTTTGAGCATACTGCTGATGGTAAATTGATTAAAATTACATTAACAGAAGCAAACGGTGCTAAGAATGCTGGTAAAACAGCTTACAAACTTAAAGGCGATAATCCAGTTTATCAGGCCTACCTACAAAGTGATAGCTTTATGTTTATGCCCGGTGATGTAATGTTTAAGGATCTCGATGGAGATGGACAAATTACCTATGGCGATAATACGGTTAGCAGCCATGGCGATAAGGAGGTAATAGGTAACTCTACTCCTCGTTACGAGTATGGCTTCCGTGCAGGAGCCGATTACAAAGGGGTTGATTTCTCTATATTCTTCCAAGGCGTAGGCAAGCGCGACATGTGGGGTAGCTCATCTACCACTCTTGCCGGATTTAACACCGCTGATGGTGCTATGGCCGAAAGATTCTGTACTGATTATTGGACTCCCGAAAATATCAATGCCTACTATCCTCGTCCATACAGCTTAGGTAACGGCACAAGTGGTTATAGCATGCAGGTTCAGGACCGCTATCTGCTAGATATGTCGTACCTACGAGTAAAGAATATAACTTTAGGCTATACATTACCTGCTAATCTACTAAAGAAGGCTTGGATACAGAAAGCTCGTTTTTATGCATCGGTTGAGAATGCATATACTTGGGATCATTTAAGCGGAACTCCTGTTGACCCAGAATTGATTCCAGGTGAAGGCTTGCTCTCTGTTGACAACTATCAGGCAGGACGTGCAGGTATAAGTACTCCTTCATTTAGAACTTTCTCTGTTGGTCTTCAACTAAACTTCTAA